In one Methylocaldum szegediense genomic region, the following are encoded:
- the acnA gene encoding aconitate hydratase AcnA — MKNSFNARSTIRVADREYTIYRLDAVGDVSRLPYSLRVLLENLLRNEDGVTVTREDIEALAGWNPQNPPNREIAFSPARVLLQDFTGVPALVDLAAMRDAMAELGGDPTKINPLIPVELVIDHSVQVDAFGTPDAFENNVEHDYRRNAERYAFLRWGQQAFDNFKVVPPNTGICHQVNLEYLARVVFSTDENPNLPRDGGRPLAYPDTCVGTDSHTPMVNGLGVLAWGVGGIEAEAVMLGQPVSMLIPEVIGFRLEGALAPGVTATDLVLTIAEMLRKKGVVGKFVEFYGPGIASLKLEDRATIGNMSPEYGATCAIFPPDEQTLRYLRFTGRPEERIALVEAYLKEQGLFHDPNAPEPVFTDTLSLDLGSVRPSVAGPKRPQDRIDLPDLKRVFHETLPSLLPAGAKSPESQPKEHEPRIDHGSVVIAAITSCTNTSNPSVMIAAGLLAKKACEHGLTRKPWVKTSLAPGSKVVTDYFRRAGLTPYLDQLGFQTVAYGCTTCIGNSGPLPPEISAQIQERGLVACSVLSGNRNFEGRINPEVRANFLMSPPLVVAFALAGRIDWNPEQEPIGTGKDGKPVYLKDIWPSEEEIENTIRTAIQSDMYRASYGQVYEGDQRWKAMPIPSADRFAWDENSTYVRQPPYFLGMQEQAPAGVEDIHGARAIALLGDSITTDHISPAGSIQKDSPAGKYLIGQGVEPQDFNSYGSRRGNHEVMVRGTFANVRIKNRLAPGTEGGYTTYFPENTVMTIYDAAVRYQQDGTPLCILAGKEYGSGSSRDWAAKGPYLQGIRFVLAESYERIHRSNLVGMGILPLQFRDGENVESLGLSGRETFSVLGLGEAIATRFANGRDVTVEATDENGQVKTFRATVRIDTPQEVLYYRHGGILQYVLRQLLAGKNAASIFGATPTASRPEPQTPPCEGMVDQGSRDSFPASDPPAY; from the coding sequence ATGAAAAACAGCTTTAACGCCCGCTCGACGATTCGCGTCGCCGACCGCGAGTATACGATCTATCGGCTGGACGCTGTCGGCGACGTCAGCCGCCTGCCCTACAGCTTGCGCGTTCTACTGGAAAATCTGCTGCGCAACGAGGATGGCGTCACCGTCACCCGTGAGGACATCGAAGCCCTCGCCGGCTGGAATCCCCAAAATCCGCCCAATCGAGAAATCGCCTTCTCGCCCGCGCGCGTCCTGCTCCAGGATTTTACCGGCGTGCCGGCCCTCGTCGACCTGGCCGCCATGCGTGACGCCATGGCCGAACTCGGCGGCGATCCAACCAAGATCAACCCTCTCATCCCGGTCGAACTGGTCATCGACCACTCGGTCCAGGTCGACGCTTTCGGCACGCCCGATGCGTTCGAAAACAACGTGGAGCACGATTACCGCCGCAATGCCGAGCGCTACGCCTTTTTGCGCTGGGGCCAGCAGGCTTTCGACAATTTCAAGGTGGTGCCGCCCAACACCGGCATCTGCCACCAAGTGAACCTGGAATATCTGGCGCGCGTCGTCTTCTCCACCGACGAGAACCCCAACCTGCCGCGCGACGGCGGACGTCCGCTCGCCTATCCCGATACCTGCGTCGGCACCGACTCTCACACTCCCATGGTCAACGGCCTCGGCGTGCTGGCCTGGGGCGTGGGCGGCATCGAAGCCGAAGCGGTCATGCTGGGGCAGCCGGTTTCGATGCTCATTCCCGAGGTCATCGGCTTCCGCCTCGAAGGCGCCCTGGCTCCGGGCGTGACCGCCACCGACCTGGTTCTGACCATCGCCGAAATGCTCCGCAAGAAAGGCGTGGTCGGTAAGTTTGTCGAGTTCTACGGCCCGGGCATCGCCTCCCTGAAACTGGAAGACCGTGCCACCATCGGCAATATGTCGCCGGAATACGGTGCGACCTGCGCCATTTTTCCGCCCGACGAGCAAACCCTTCGCTATCTTCGTTTCACCGGCCGCCCCGAGGAGCGGATCGCGCTGGTCGAGGCTTACCTGAAAGAACAAGGACTTTTCCATGACCCGAATGCACCCGAGCCCGTCTTCACCGACACCCTATCCCTCGATCTCGGCTCGGTACGGCCCAGTGTCGCAGGTCCCAAGCGTCCACAGGACCGCATCGATCTCCCTGATCTGAAACGGGTCTTCCATGAAACCCTCCCTTCCCTGCTTCCGGCCGGAGCTAAATCCCCGGAGTCGCAACCGAAGGAGCATGAACCCCGCATCGATCACGGCTCGGTGGTCATCGCCGCCATCACCAGTTGCACCAACACATCCAATCCTTCGGTCATGATCGCGGCGGGGCTTCTTGCCAAAAAGGCTTGCGAACATGGACTCACCCGAAAACCCTGGGTCAAGACCTCGTTGGCGCCGGGCTCCAAAGTGGTGACGGACTACTTCCGCCGGGCCGGACTGACACCGTACCTGGATCAACTCGGCTTTCAAACCGTCGCCTACGGCTGCACTACCTGCATCGGCAACTCCGGGCCTCTGCCGCCCGAAATTTCCGCCCAGATCCAAGAGCGCGGACTGGTCGCTTGCTCGGTGCTATCCGGAAACCGTAACTTCGAAGGGCGCATCAACCCCGAAGTGCGCGCCAATTTCCTGATGTCGCCCCCGTTGGTCGTCGCTTTCGCCCTCGCTGGCCGGATCGACTGGAACCCGGAACAGGAGCCGATCGGTACGGGCAAGGACGGCAAACCGGTGTATCTCAAGGACATCTGGCCCAGCGAGGAGGAGATCGAAAATACCATCCGCACGGCCATCCAGTCCGACATGTACCGCGCCAGCTACGGTCAGGTCTACGAAGGCGACCAGCGCTGGAAAGCCATGCCCATCCCCTCGGCGGACCGCTTCGCTTGGGATGAAAACTCCACCTACGTGCGCCAGCCGCCGTATTTCCTCGGCATGCAGGAGCAAGCGCCGGCAGGCGTCGAGGACATCCATGGCGCTAGGGCGATCGCCCTACTCGGCGACTCGATCACGACCGACCATATCTCCCCGGCGGGAAGCATCCAAAAAGACTCACCGGCCGGAAAATACCTGATCGGACAGGGCGTGGAACCGCAGGACTTCAACTCCTACGGCTCGCGGCGCGGCAACCACGAAGTCATGGTGCGCGGCACCTTCGCCAACGTGCGCATCAAGAACCGGCTCGCGCCCGGAACCGAAGGCGGCTACACCACCTATTTCCCGGAAAACACCGTCATGACCATTTACGACGCGGCGGTGCGCTACCAGCAGGACGGCACGCCGCTCTGCATCCTAGCAGGAAAGGAATACGGCTCGGGCTCCTCCCGCGACTGGGCGGCCAAGGGCCCCTATCTACAGGGAATTCGGTTCGTCCTCGCCGAAAGCTACGAGCGTATCCACCGGTCCAACCTGGTCGGCATGGGCATCCTTCCGCTCCAGTTCCGGGACGGCGAGAACGTCGAATCCTTAGGCTTGAGCGGCCGCGAGACTTTCTCCGTGCTCGGACTCGGAGAAGCCATCGCCACCCGCTTCGCCAACGGTCGCGACGTGACCGTTGAAGCCACAGACGAAAACGGGCAGGTCAAGACGTTCCGCGCGACGGTACGCATCGACACGCCGCAGGAGGTGCTCTATTACCGGCACGGCGGCATCCTCCAGTACGTCCTTCGCCAACTCCTGGCCGGCAAGAACGCCGCGTCCATTTTCGGCGCGACGCCCACGGCCTCCCGGCCAGAACCACAAACACCGCCGTGCGAAGGCATGGTCGACCAAGGTTCCAGGGACTCCTTCCCGGCCAGCGACCCGCCGGCTTACTGA
- a CDS encoding RtcB family protein translates to MDINRLTRLSEFAWRIEPVNGMRVPVIIYADEALISEMDEKVAEQAANVTKLPGIIGACYAMPDAHWGYGFPIGGVAAFDALQGGVVSAGGVGFDISCGVRTLYTGLKREQIEPLKTVLADALYATVPVGVGSRGKIRLSPTEMDEMLTGGAEWAVKQGYGRPEDLERIEERGRMAGARPEAVSSHAKERQRAEMGTLGSGNHYLEIQEVSEIYDPAIAAAFGLAQGDVVVTIHCGSRGLGHQIGTDFLKRMQGAAAQYGIALPDRELACAPIESPVGQEYLGAMRAAINCALANRQIITHLTRKVFAEILPEARLDLLYDVSHNTCKVEEHLVQGRKKLVYVHRKGATRAFGPGHPDLPMVFRETGQPVLIGGSMGTASYILAGTADSETLSFASACHGAGRAMSRHQAVRTWSGREVVDQLAARGIIVRSPSWRGVAEEAPGAYKDVHDVVIAADRAGLARLVAQVKPIVCIKG, encoded by the coding sequence ATGGATATCAATCGTTTGACGCGTCTATCCGAATTCGCTTGGCGCATCGAACCCGTAAACGGCATGCGAGTGCCCGTGATCATTTACGCCGATGAAGCCCTGATCAGCGAGATGGATGAAAAGGTTGCCGAGCAGGCCGCGAACGTTACCAAGCTGCCGGGCATCATCGGCGCCTGCTACGCCATGCCGGACGCGCACTGGGGTTACGGCTTTCCAATCGGCGGCGTGGCCGCGTTCGATGCCCTACAGGGCGGGGTAGTCTCGGCCGGCGGCGTGGGCTTCGACATCTCGTGCGGAGTCAGAACGCTGTATACCGGCCTCAAACGCGAACAAATCGAGCCGCTCAAAACCGTGCTCGCCGACGCCCTCTACGCCACCGTACCGGTCGGCGTAGGCAGCCGGGGCAAGATCCGCCTCAGTCCAACGGAAATGGACGAAATGCTGACCGGCGGTGCCGAATGGGCGGTTAAGCAAGGTTATGGCCGCCCAGAAGATCTGGAAAGAATCGAAGAGCGCGGCCGCATGGCCGGTGCAAGACCGGAGGCTGTTTCCTCTCACGCCAAGGAGCGGCAGCGGGCGGAAATGGGGACTCTGGGTTCCGGCAATCATTATCTCGAGATCCAGGAAGTCAGCGAGATTTACGATCCCGCCATCGCCGCGGCTTTCGGCCTCGCCCAAGGGGACGTGGTGGTCACGATACATTGCGGTTCCAGAGGGCTGGGACACCAGATCGGCACCGACTTTCTCAAGCGCATGCAAGGGGCCGCCGCCCAATACGGCATCGCACTGCCCGACCGCGAGCTGGCCTGCGCGCCGATCGAGTCGCCGGTCGGTCAGGAATACCTCGGCGCGATGCGGGCGGCGATCAACTGCGCGCTGGCGAACCGGCAGATCATCACCCATCTGACGCGCAAGGTGTTCGCGGAAATCCTGCCAGAAGCCCGGCTGGACCTGCTTTACGACGTCTCGCACAACACCTGCAAAGTCGAAGAGCATCTGGTGCAGGGCCGAAAAAAACTGGTCTACGTGCATCGGAAAGGCGCAACCCGCGCTTTCGGACCAGGTCACCCGGACTTACCGATGGTGTTCCGCGAAACAGGACAACCAGTCTTGATTGGCGGTTCCATGGGAACGGCATCCTATATCCTTGCCGGCACCGCGGACAGCGAAACCCTATCCTTCGCCTCCGCCTGTCACGGCGCCGGGCGCGCCATGAGCCGACATCAGGCCGTGCGGACTTGGAGTGGCCGTGAGGTGGTTGACCAGCTCGCCGCACGAGGCATCATTGTGCGCAGCCCGTCTTGGCGCGGAGTCGCCGAGGAAGCGCCGGGCGCCTACAAAGATGTCCACGACGTGGTGATAGCTGCGGATCGAGCCGGGCTCGCGCGTCTGGTCGCCCAGGTCAAGCCGATTGTCTGCATCAAAGGATGA
- a CDS encoding archease, with protein sequence MNTQTGHSKTDINPPRWELFPHVADMGVRGYGRTIEEAFSHAAEALTAVICDPTEVEVRTPVEIHCEAPDVESLLVDWLNALVYEMAVRQMVFCRFDVRVNIYFDSAALEATVWGEQVERERHQPAVEVKGATYTELKVYRDENAGAWIAQCVVDV encoded by the coding sequence ATGAACACGCAAACCGGCCATTCGAAAACCGATATCAATCCGCCTCGTTGGGAGCTTTTCCCTCACGTGGCCGACATGGGTGTGCGCGGCTACGGCAGGACGATAGAAGAAGCTTTCTCTCACGCTGCCGAAGCGCTGACCGCGGTCATCTGCGATCCCACCGAAGTCGAGGTGAGGACGCCTGTCGAAATCCATTGCGAGGCACCCGATGTCGAATCGCTGTTGGTCGACTGGCTCAATGCGCTCGTTTATGAAATGGCGGTACGCCAAATGGTGTTCTGCCGCTTCGACGTGCGCGTCAATATCTACTTCGATAGCGCCGCCCTAGAAGCGACCGTCTGGGGGGAACAAGTCGAACGCGAGCGCCATCAGCCGGCGGTCGAAGTCAAGGGTGCCACGTATACCGAACTTAAAGTCTATCGGGATGAAAACGCCGGCGCCTGGATCGCACAATGTGTCGTAGATGTCTGA
- a CDS encoding GYD domain-containing protein gives MAIYVLLTTLTSEGRQTLHKNPDRLLQVNKEIEQFGCKVLTQYALLGSHDFLTIIEAPDNETAAHLAVDLGSRGSVIPMTLPAMHIDDFIKKLKGPKQMGHA, from the coding sequence ATGGCCATCTACGTGTTGCTGACCACGTTGACGTCCGAAGGACGACAGACACTGCACAAGAATCCGGACCGCTTGCTGCAAGTTAACAAGGAAATCGAACAGTTCGGCTGCAAGGTCCTCACCCAATACGCCCTTCTGGGATCTCATGATTTTCTAACCATCATCGAGGCGCCGGACAACGAGACCGCCGCCCATCTCGCCGTCGATTTGGGTTCGCGGGGCTCGGTTATCCCCATGACTTTGCCGGCGATGCACATCGACGACTTCATCAAAAAGCTCAAGGGACCAAAACAGATGGGACACGCCTGA
- the rpoD gene encoding RNA polymerase sigma factor RpoD gives MNHEQQQLQFEELIAKGKLQGYLTYAEISDQLPDEMLETDQMEDIVSLIEDIGIDVFEEAPDADLLSAPAVITEEDEEDTAPVATVLSSSVEAEQKRTSDPVRIYMREMGSVGLLTREGELSLAKRIEDGLTRAGQELVRFLPAMSRFLEAFETIERGGVRLSDLISGFVSPAQTSEPVELDDEADAEIREEPETGPDSGQVKERLAEFSKRYHTVLSAVREYGYRHERTQQAFDALAESFHEFKKTPQFFKDLTGVLHDTVGKIREREGLIQDICVNRAKMPRADFVASFVGNESSPDWLQQQLKKDAPFAETLSTYADEIAAAQRELAEIEQATHLSIGEIKEMNKRVSIAENQAQQAKKEMVEANLRLVISIARKYTNRGLQFPDLIQEGNIGLMRAVDKFEYRRGYKFSTYATWWIRQAITRAIADQARTIRIPVHMIETINKLNRVSRQLLQELGREPTAEELANRMGLSEEKVRTILKVTREPVSMATPIGDDGDTHLGDLIEDPYATSPVESATTMGLRETTRKALASLPEREAAVLRLRFGIDTATDHTLEEVGRQFDITRERIRQIEVKALRKLRQSAGSEPLRSFLDLS, from the coding sequence ATGAATCACGAACAGCAGCAACTTCAATTCGAAGAGCTTATCGCCAAGGGCAAGCTGCAAGGCTATCTCACCTATGCAGAGATCAGCGATCAGTTGCCCGACGAGATGCTCGAAACGGACCAGATGGAAGATATCGTCAGCTTGATCGAGGATATCGGAATCGATGTCTTCGAAGAAGCCCCGGACGCCGATCTCCTGTCGGCTCCCGCCGTCATCACCGAGGAGGATGAAGAGGATACCGCGCCGGTTGCGACAGTGCTTTCTTCCTCCGTCGAAGCCGAGCAAAAGCGGACGTCCGATCCGGTACGCATCTACATGCGCGAGATGGGATCGGTCGGCTTGCTCACCCGCGAAGGGGAGTTGAGCCTCGCCAAGCGGATCGAAGATGGTCTGACTCGGGCGGGGCAGGAACTGGTACGCTTCTTACCCGCCATGAGTCGTTTCCTCGAGGCTTTTGAGACGATAGAGCGGGGAGGCGTGCGTCTGTCCGATCTGATTTCCGGTTTTGTCAGTCCGGCGCAGACTTCCGAACCAGTCGAGCTCGACGACGAAGCGGACGCCGAAATACGCGAGGAGCCTGAAACCGGCCCCGATTCCGGGCAGGTCAAAGAGCGACTGGCGGAATTCTCCAAGCGCTACCACACCGTGCTCAGCGCGGTTCGGGAGTATGGCTATCGCCACGAGCGGACGCAACAGGCGTTCGATGCCTTGGCCGAGAGTTTTCACGAATTCAAGAAGACGCCACAGTTTTTTAAGGATTTGACCGGAGTCTTGCATGACACTGTCGGCAAAATCCGCGAGCGGGAAGGGCTAATCCAGGATATCTGCGTGAATCGGGCGAAAATGCCACGCGCCGATTTTGTCGCTTCTTTTGTCGGAAACGAGAGTTCTCCGGATTGGCTGCAACAGCAGCTGAAGAAAGATGCGCCTTTTGCCGAGACGTTGTCGACGTATGCCGATGAAATCGCGGCAGCACAAAGGGAGTTGGCCGAGATCGAGCAAGCTACCCACCTTTCCATCGGCGAGATCAAGGAAATGAACAAGCGTGTCTCGATAGCGGAAAATCAGGCGCAGCAGGCGAAAAAGGAAATGGTCGAGGCGAATCTGAGGCTCGTAATTTCCATTGCCCGGAAATACACCAACCGCGGACTGCAGTTTCCGGATCTTATCCAGGAAGGCAACATCGGCTTGATGAGGGCAGTGGACAAATTCGAGTACCGCCGGGGCTACAAGTTTTCGACTTATGCCACATGGTGGATCCGCCAGGCCATCACCCGGGCGATCGCCGACCAGGCGCGAACCATTCGGATTCCAGTGCACATGATCGAAACGATCAACAAGCTGAACCGAGTCTCGCGCCAATTGCTGCAGGAACTGGGTCGAGAGCCCACCGCTGAGGAATTGGCGAACCGCATGGGTCTGTCCGAAGAGAAGGTTCGCACGATACTCAAAGTCACCCGGGAGCCCGTTTCGATGGCAACACCGATCGGCGACGACGGGGACACCCATCTCGGCGATCTCATCGAAGACCCGTATGCGACCTCGCCCGTTGAGTCGGCGACGACGATGGGCTTGCGCGAAACCACGCGGAAAGCCCTGGCCAGCTTGCCCGAACGGGAAGCCGCAGTCCTGCGCCTGCGTTTCGGCATTGATACGGCCACGGACCACACGCTCGAAGAAGTCGGCAGACAGTTCGACATCACCCGGGAGCGCATCCGCCAGATCGAGGTAAAGGCTCTCCGCAAGCTCCGACAATCCGCGGGTTCGGAGCCGCTGCGAAGCTTCCTCGACCTGAGTTGA
- a CDS encoding ABC transporter ATP-binding protein/permease translates to MNTRQVLINRQTWNQFVRSVKNFASSEVGGQAKRLFAGLILLLLAVNGLNVASSYVGRDFMTAIENRNKTGFIMQGLLWIGVFVVASAVAAIYRFTEERLGLLWREWLTRVAVLRYLERRAFFRLDETGKITNPDQRIAEDIRAYTATTLSFVLMLLNATLTVLAFSGVMWSISPILFAVTIAYAAGGSYLTVVLGRTLVELNYSQLDKEANFRADLIHVRENAASVALLHREGRLAARLLRHLDDLATNFRRIIAVNRNLHFFTTGYNYLIQIIPALVIAPFFIQGRVEFGVITQSAIAFAHLVGAFSLIVTQFQSISSFAAVIARLGSLAEAIREAQAPERSAIEINEGAHVAYVGLNLLSPTDGRPLIKNLTISISPGVRVLVIGPSEEAKVALFRATAGIWDSGSGRIVRPDSSDIYFLPEQPYLPPGTLRELLVRGGNEEVTPENRILAVLEALDLKPLLARTGGLDVERDWDHMFSLREQQRLAFARLLLAKPRFAFLDRISTSMRADETSQILKMLTKSGITYVTFSRWVPGRRGTDEKLENYDAILELVGDGRWKWKLTQSGT, encoded by the coding sequence ATGAATACAAGACAAGTCCTGATCAACCGGCAGACCTGGAATCAGTTTGTCCGCTCGGTCAAGAATTTCGCCAGCTCCGAAGTCGGCGGACAGGCCAAGCGGCTATTCGCCGGGCTCATACTCCTGTTGCTCGCCGTCAACGGCTTGAACGTAGCCAGCAGCTACGTCGGCCGGGATTTCATGACTGCAATCGAGAACCGTAACAAGACCGGTTTCATCATGCAGGGGCTCCTGTGGATCGGTGTGTTCGTCGTGGCCTCGGCAGTGGCCGCGATCTACCGGTTTACCGAGGAACGGCTCGGCTTGCTTTGGCGGGAGTGGCTGACGCGGGTTGCCGTACTTCGTTATCTAGAGCGCCGTGCCTTTTTTCGCCTGGATGAAACCGGCAAGATCACCAATCCGGACCAGCGTATAGCTGAGGACATCCGGGCGTATACCGCCACGACTCTGTCGTTTGTGCTCATGCTGCTCAACGCCACGTTGACCGTGCTGGCGTTCTCAGGGGTTATGTGGTCCATCAGTCCCATCCTGTTCGCCGTCACGATCGCGTACGCCGCCGGCGGCTCCTATCTGACCGTTGTTCTCGGCCGGACCTTGGTCGAGTTGAACTATAGCCAGCTCGACAAGGAAGCGAATTTCCGGGCGGATCTCATTCATGTCCGTGAAAATGCCGCCTCGGTGGCACTGCTGCATCGTGAAGGGCGGCTCGCCGCCCGGCTGTTACGCCATCTCGATGATTTGGCGACAAATTTCCGGCGCATCATCGCGGTGAACCGCAATCTGCATTTCTTTACGACGGGTTATAACTATTTGATCCAGATCATTCCGGCCCTCGTCATAGCGCCTTTTTTCATTCAGGGGCGAGTCGAGTTCGGCGTGATCACGCAGTCGGCGATCGCTTTCGCGCATTTGGTCGGCGCCTTTTCGTTAATCGTCACCCAGTTCCAATCTATCTCTTCCTTCGCGGCCGTAATAGCTCGGCTCGGTTCCCTGGCCGAGGCGATCAGGGAGGCGCAAGCGCCGGAGAGGTCGGCGATTGAGATCAACGAAGGCGCACATGTCGCCTATGTGGGGCTTAACCTGTTATCGCCGACCGATGGCCGTCCCTTGATCAAGAATTTGACCATCTCGATTTCGCCCGGAGTGCGTGTTCTGGTCATCGGGCCGAGCGAAGAAGCCAAGGTGGCGCTGTTCCGCGCGACGGCGGGAATCTGGGACAGCGGATCGGGGCGAATCGTTCGCCCCGACTCCAGCGATATCTACTTTCTTCCCGAGCAGCCTTACCTTCCCCCGGGCACATTACGGGAATTGCTCGTCCGGGGCGGTAACGAAGAAGTAACTCCGGAGAATCGGATATTGGCTGTGTTGGAGGCATTGGACCTCAAGCCGCTATTGGCTCGCACTGGCGGGTTGGATGTCGAGAGGGACTGGGATCACATGTTTTCACTCAGAGAGCAGCAACGATTGGCGTTCGCCCGCCTTTTGCTGGCCAAGCCGCGTTTCGCTTTTCTGGATCGCATTAGTACCTCCATGAGAGCCGACGAAACCAGCCAGATACTAAAAATGCTGACCAAGAGCGGGATTACCTATGTCACGTTTAGCCGATGGGTGCCCGGACGAAGGGGCACTGACGAGAAGCTGGAGAATTACGATGCGATTCTCGAACTCGTCGGCGACGGCAGGTGGAAATGGAAGCTGACCCAGTCAGGGACATGA